In a single window of the Cucumis melo cultivar AY chromosome 11, USDA_Cmelo_AY_1.0, whole genome shotgun sequence genome:
- the LOC103502077 gene encoding uncharacterized protein LOC103502077 isoform X10, translated as MDPRPPKRTTIPDAGHTDARRRKTLEMVEKKENDLVKKAVAAEVEEGRSCECSSGKWDHTYIHMSWLIVCIIQRNLPLKDWEQPVIFFKFSFTFTPRLWLQELFRETYYEAS; from the exons ATGGACCCAAGGCCACCCAAACGCACAACCATTCCTGATGCTGGCCACACAGATGCACGGCGACGCAAG ACACTTGAAATGGTggagaagaaagagaatgatCTTGTGAAGAAGGCCGTAGCTGCAGAGGTCGAAGAAGGCAGATCTTGTGAGTGTAGTAGCG GTAAATGGGATCATACATACATTCATATGTCATGGCTGATTGTGTGCATCATCCAAAGAAATCTTCCTCTTAA AGATTGGGAACAACCTGTcatcttttttaaattttcattcaCGTTCACCCCTCG GTTGTGGCTTCAAGAATTATTTCGTGAAACTTACTATGAAGCTTCATGA
- the LOC103502077 gene encoding uncharacterized protein LOC103502077 isoform X12, whose protein sequence is MDPRPPKRTTIPDAGHTDARRRKTLEMVEKKENDLVKKAVAAEVEEGRSCKWDHTYIHMSWLIVCIIQRNLPLKDWEQPVIFFKFSFTFTPRLWLQELFRETYYEAS, encoded by the exons ATGGACCCAAGGCCACCCAAACGCACAACCATTCCTGATGCTGGCCACACAGATGCACGGCGACGCAAG ACACTTGAAATGGTggagaagaaagagaatgatCTTGTGAAGAAGGCCGTAGCTGCAGAGGTCGAAGAAGGCAGATCTT GTAAATGGGATCATACATACATTCATATGTCATGGCTGATTGTGTGCATCATCCAAAGAAATCTTCCTCTTAA AGATTGGGAACAACCTGTcatcttttttaaattttcattcaCGTTCACCCCTCG GTTGTGGCTTCAAGAATTATTTCGTGAAACTTACTATGAAGCTTCATGA
- the LOC103502077 gene encoding uncharacterized protein LOC103502077 isoform X3, protein MQLSTTQISWTQGHPNAQPFLMLATQMHGDARRSREDSCCSASTMFNRLFGKLEQEANALATLEKLSETLEMVEKKENDLVKKAVAAEVEEGRSCKWDHTYIHMSWLIVCIIQRNLPLKDWEQPVIFFKFSFTFTPRLWLQELFRETYYEAS, encoded by the exons ATGCAACTCTCCACGACACAAATCTCATGGACCCAAGGCCACCCAAACGCACAACCATTCCTGATGCTGGCCACACAGATGCACGGCGACGCAAG AAGATCGAGAGAGGATTCTTGTTGCTCTGCATCAACAATGTTTAACAGGCTTTTTGGTAAACTTGAACAAGAAGCCAATGCTTTGGCTACGTTAGAGAAGCTAAGCGAG ACACTTGAAATGGTggagaagaaagagaatgatCTTGTGAAGAAGGCCGTAGCTGCAGAGGTCGAAGAAGGCAGATCTT GTAAATGGGATCATACATACATTCATATGTCATGGCTGATTGTGTGCATCATCCAAAGAAATCTTCCTCTTAA AGATTGGGAACAACCTGTcatcttttttaaattttcattcaCGTTCACCCCTCG GTTGTGGCTTCAAGAATTATTTCGTGAAACTTACTATGAAGCTTCATGA
- the LOC103502077 gene encoding uncharacterized protein LOC103502077 isoform X9, which yields MFNRLFGKLEQEANALATLEKLSETLEMVEKKENDLVKKAVAAEVEEGRSCECSSGKWDHTYIHMSWLIVCIIQRNLPLKDWEQPVIFFKFSFTFTPRLWLQELFRETYYEAS from the exons ATGTTTAACAGGCTTTTTGGTAAACTTGAACAAGAAGCCAATGCTTTGGCTACGTTAGAGAAGCTAAGCGAG ACACTTGAAATGGTggagaagaaagagaatgatCTTGTGAAGAAGGCCGTAGCTGCAGAGGTCGAAGAAGGCAGATCTTGTGAGTGTAGTAGCG GTAAATGGGATCATACATACATTCATATGTCATGGCTGATTGTGTGCATCATCCAAAGAAATCTTCCTCTTAA AGATTGGGAACAACCTGTcatcttttttaaattttcattcaCGTTCACCCCTCG GTTGTGGCTTCAAGAATTATTTCGTGAAACTTACTATGAAGCTTCATGA
- the LOC103502077 gene encoding uncharacterized protein LOC103502077 isoform X2, producing MQLSTTQISWTQGHPNAQPFLMLATQMHGDARSREDSCCSASTMFNRLFGKLEQEANALATLEKLSETLEMVEKKENDLVKKAVAAEVEEGRSCECSSGKWDHTYIHMSWLIVCIIQRNLPLKDWEQPVIFFKFSFTFTPRLWLQELFRETYYEAS from the exons ATGCAACTCTCCACGACACAAATCTCATGGACCCAAGGCCACCCAAACGCACAACCATTCCTGATGCTGGCCACACAGATGCACGGCGACGCAAG ATCGAGAGAGGATTCTTGTTGCTCTGCATCAACAATGTTTAACAGGCTTTTTGGTAAACTTGAACAAGAAGCCAATGCTTTGGCTACGTTAGAGAAGCTAAGCGAG ACACTTGAAATGGTggagaagaaagagaatgatCTTGTGAAGAAGGCCGTAGCTGCAGAGGTCGAAGAAGGCAGATCTTGTGAGTGTAGTAGCG GTAAATGGGATCATACATACATTCATATGTCATGGCTGATTGTGTGCATCATCCAAAGAAATCTTCCTCTTAA AGATTGGGAACAACCTGTcatcttttttaaattttcattcaCGTTCACCCCTCG GTTGTGGCTTCAAGAATTATTTCGTGAAACTTACTATGAAGCTTCATGA
- the LOC103502077 gene encoding uncharacterized protein LOC103502077 isoform X11, whose amino-acid sequence MQLSTTQISWTQGHPNAQPFLMLATQMHGDARRSREDSCCSASTMFNRLFGKLEQEANALATLEKLSETLEMVEKKENDLVKKAVAAEVEEGRSCECSSEIGNNLSSFLNFHSRSPLGKCRLWLQELFRETYYEAS is encoded by the exons ATGCAACTCTCCACGACACAAATCTCATGGACCCAAGGCCACCCAAACGCACAACCATTCCTGATGCTGGCCACACAGATGCACGGCGACGCAAG AAGATCGAGAGAGGATTCTTGTTGCTCTGCATCAACAATGTTTAACAGGCTTTTTGGTAAACTTGAACAAGAAGCCAATGCTTTGGCTACGTTAGAGAAGCTAAGCGAG ACACTTGAAATGGTggagaagaaagagaatgatCTTGTGAAGAAGGCCGTAGCTGCAGAGGTCGAAGAAGGCAGATCTTGTGAGTGTAGTAGCG AGATTGGGAACAACCTGTcatcttttttaaattttcattcaCGTTCACCCCTCGGTAAGTGTAG GTTGTGGCTTCAAGAATTATTTCGTGAAACTTACTATGAAGCTTCATGA
- the LOC103502077 gene encoding uncharacterized protein LOC103502077 isoform X6: MQLSTTQISWTQGHPNAQPFLMLATQMHGDARRSREDSCCSASTMFNRLFGKLEQEANALATLEKLSETLEMVEKKENDLVKKAVAAEVEEGRSCECSSEIGNNLSSFLNFHSRSPLGCGFKNYFVKLTMKLHEVFNTQKDVIIKSHKII, translated from the exons ATGCAACTCTCCACGACACAAATCTCATGGACCCAAGGCCACCCAAACGCACAACCATTCCTGATGCTGGCCACACAGATGCACGGCGACGCAAG AAGATCGAGAGAGGATTCTTGTTGCTCTGCATCAACAATGTTTAACAGGCTTTTTGGTAAACTTGAACAAGAAGCCAATGCTTTGGCTACGTTAGAGAAGCTAAGCGAG ACACTTGAAATGGTggagaagaaagagaatgatCTTGTGAAGAAGGCCGTAGCTGCAGAGGTCGAAGAAGGCAGATCTTGTGAGTGTAGTAGCG AGATTGGGAACAACCTGTcatcttttttaaattttcattcaCGTTCACCCCTCG GTTGTGGCTTCAAGAATTATTTCGTGAAACTTACTATGAAGCTTCATGAAGTATTTAACACTCAAAAAGACGTAATTATTAAGAGTCATAAGATAATTTAA
- the LOC103502077 gene encoding uncharacterized protein LOC103502077 isoform X4 — MQLSTTQISWTQGHPNAQPFLMLATQMHGDARRSREDSCCSASTMFNRLFGKLEQEANALATLEKLSETLEMVEKKENDLVKKAVAAEVEEGRSCECSSGKWDHTYIHMSWLIVCIIQRNLPLKDWEQPVIFFKFSFTFTPR, encoded by the exons ATGCAACTCTCCACGACACAAATCTCATGGACCCAAGGCCACCCAAACGCACAACCATTCCTGATGCTGGCCACACAGATGCACGGCGACGCAAG AAGATCGAGAGAGGATTCTTGTTGCTCTGCATCAACAATGTTTAACAGGCTTTTTGGTAAACTTGAACAAGAAGCCAATGCTTTGGCTACGTTAGAGAAGCTAAGCGAG ACACTTGAAATGGTggagaagaaagagaatgatCTTGTGAAGAAGGCCGTAGCTGCAGAGGTCGAAGAAGGCAGATCTTGTGAGTGTAGTAGCG GTAAATGGGATCATACATACATTCATATGTCATGGCTGATTGTGTGCATCATCCAAAGAAATCTTCCTCTTAA AGATTGGGAACAACCTGTcatcttttttaaattttcattcaCGTTCACCCCTCGGTAA
- the LOC103502077 gene encoding uncharacterized protein LOC103502077 isoform X5, with protein sequence MQLSTTQISWTQGHPNAQPFLMLATQMHGDARRSREDSCCSASTMFNRLFGKLEQEANALATLEKLSETLEMVEKKENDLVKKAVAAEVEEGRSCKWDHTYIHMSWLIVCIIQRNLPLKDWEQPVIFFKFSFTFTPR encoded by the exons ATGCAACTCTCCACGACACAAATCTCATGGACCCAAGGCCACCCAAACGCACAACCATTCCTGATGCTGGCCACACAGATGCACGGCGACGCAAG AAGATCGAGAGAGGATTCTTGTTGCTCTGCATCAACAATGTTTAACAGGCTTTTTGGTAAACTTGAACAAGAAGCCAATGCTTTGGCTACGTTAGAGAAGCTAAGCGAG ACACTTGAAATGGTggagaagaaagagaatgatCTTGTGAAGAAGGCCGTAGCTGCAGAGGTCGAAGAAGGCAGATCTT GTAAATGGGATCATACATACATTCATATGTCATGGCTGATTGTGTGCATCATCCAAAGAAATCTTCCTCTTAA AGATTGGGAACAACCTGTcatcttttttaaattttcattcaCGTTCACCCCTCGGTAA
- the LOC103502077 gene encoding uncharacterized protein LOC103502077 isoform X1, with protein MQLSTTQISWTQGHPNAQPFLMLATQMHGDARRSREDSCCSASTMFNRLFGKLEQEANALATLEKLSETLEMVEKKENDLVKKAVAAEVEEGRSCECSSGKWDHTYIHMSWLIVCIIQRNLPLKDWEQPVIFFKFSFTFTPRLWLQELFRETYYEAS; from the exons ATGCAACTCTCCACGACACAAATCTCATGGACCCAAGGCCACCCAAACGCACAACCATTCCTGATGCTGGCCACACAGATGCACGGCGACGCAAG AAGATCGAGAGAGGATTCTTGTTGCTCTGCATCAACAATGTTTAACAGGCTTTTTGGTAAACTTGAACAAGAAGCCAATGCTTTGGCTACGTTAGAGAAGCTAAGCGAG ACACTTGAAATGGTggagaagaaagagaatgatCTTGTGAAGAAGGCCGTAGCTGCAGAGGTCGAAGAAGGCAGATCTTGTGAGTGTAGTAGCG GTAAATGGGATCATACATACATTCATATGTCATGGCTGATTGTGTGCATCATCCAAAGAAATCTTCCTCTTAA AGATTGGGAACAACCTGTcatcttttttaaattttcattcaCGTTCACCCCTCG GTTGTGGCTTCAAGAATTATTTCGTGAAACTTACTATGAAGCTTCATGA
- the LOC103502077 gene encoding uncharacterized protein LOC103502077 isoform X8: protein MQLSTTQISWTQGHPNAQPFLMLATQMHGDARSREDSCCSASTMFNRLFGKLEQEANALATLEKLSETLEMVEKKENDLVKKAVAAEVEEGRSCECSSGKWDHTYIHMSWLIVCIIQRNLPLKDWEQPVIFFKFSFTFTPR from the exons ATGCAACTCTCCACGACACAAATCTCATGGACCCAAGGCCACCCAAACGCACAACCATTCCTGATGCTGGCCACACAGATGCACGGCGACGCAAG ATCGAGAGAGGATTCTTGTTGCTCTGCATCAACAATGTTTAACAGGCTTTTTGGTAAACTTGAACAAGAAGCCAATGCTTTGGCTACGTTAGAGAAGCTAAGCGAG ACACTTGAAATGGTggagaagaaagagaatgatCTTGTGAAGAAGGCCGTAGCTGCAGAGGTCGAAGAAGGCAGATCTTGTGAGTGTAGTAGCG GTAAATGGGATCATACATACATTCATATGTCATGGCTGATTGTGTGCATCATCCAAAGAAATCTTCCTCTTAA AGATTGGGAACAACCTGTcatcttttttaaattttcattcaCGTTCACCCCTCGGTAA
- the LOC103502077 gene encoding uncharacterized protein LOC103502077 isoform X7: MQLSTTQISWTQGHPNAQPFLMLATQMHGDARSREDSCCSASTMFNRLFGKLEQEANALATLEKLSETLEMVEKKENDLVKKAVAAEVEEGRSCECSSEIGNNLSSFLNFHSRSPLGCGFKNYFVKLTMKLHEVFNTQKDVIIKSHKII; the protein is encoded by the exons ATGCAACTCTCCACGACACAAATCTCATGGACCCAAGGCCACCCAAACGCACAACCATTCCTGATGCTGGCCACACAGATGCACGGCGACGCAAG ATCGAGAGAGGATTCTTGTTGCTCTGCATCAACAATGTTTAACAGGCTTTTTGGTAAACTTGAACAAGAAGCCAATGCTTTGGCTACGTTAGAGAAGCTAAGCGAG ACACTTGAAATGGTggagaagaaagagaatgatCTTGTGAAGAAGGCCGTAGCTGCAGAGGTCGAAGAAGGCAGATCTTGTGAGTGTAGTAGCG AGATTGGGAACAACCTGTcatcttttttaaattttcattcaCGTTCACCCCTCG GTTGTGGCTTCAAGAATTATTTCGTGAAACTTACTATGAAGCTTCATGAAGTATTTAACACTCAAAAAGACGTAATTATTAAGAGTCATAAGATAATTTAA